The Trinickia caryophylli genomic sequence TCTCGCCCTCGCGCAAAGTCCCGTAAACGAAAACGTGTCGCATCTGCCCTCGTCCTTTTTTGTGTGGTTGCCCCGCTCGTTGTCTATCGGCAAGCGTCGCCGTATCCGATATCGTCTCGGCACGATCCGCGCGTACCTTGCGCGGCCTCAGCATTATGCATGCCGTCCATGCACGAAGCGAGCACGCTCCGCTAACGAATTGCTTTCACTCACGAGCGACGGCGCAGCCCGTTGCCGACGCCGCGACGCACGCCGGGGCGTAATGCCCTGCCGAGCCCATACAATAGCGACGGCGCGATCTTCCGCGCGTCATCTTTCATCCAACGCCTGCCGGCACCGTGCAGATCATGACCGACACCGCCTCCTGGCCCCCGCCGGCCCGCGTGCATTTCGTCGACATTCCGCCCGAGTTCGCGCCAACGCGGACGCACCCCATCCGGGTGCGCTCGCGGCCGATGCCGGCCGGCGAACGCATTACGCTGCACATGCATGCCTGGGCGCAATTGGCGTACGCATCGCGCGGCGTGTTGCGGCTCGCGATCGAAAGCAGCACCTGGATCGTGCCGCCGTCGCGAGCGATCTGGGTGCCGCCGCACGTGCCGCATGAAGTATTCGTCGTCGAGGATGCTTATCTGCGCACGCTGTACATCGACGAATCCGCCGTGCCCGACGGCCTCGAGACGAGCCGCGTCATGGAAGTCTCGCCTTTGCTGCGCGAGCTCATCGTGGCGATGGACGCGCCCGGACTACAGGGCGGGCGCGAACGCATGCTCGGTGCCCTCGCGCTCGACGAACTGGCTCGAGCCGTGCCGCTGCCGCTCTCGGTGCCGATGCCGCGCGAAAAGCGGTTGCGCGCGCTATGCGAAGCGCTTCTCGCAGACCCGGGCAACAGCGACCCGCTCGAATTCTGGGCAGCGAGCGTCGGCGCGAGTACGCGCA encodes the following:
- a CDS encoding AraC family transcriptional regulator, whose protein sequence is MTDTASWPPPARVHFVDIPPEFAPTRTHPIRVRSRPMPAGERITLHMHAWAQLAYASRGVLRLAIESSTWIVPPSRAIWVPPHVPHEVFVVEDAYLRTLYIDESAVPDGLETSRVMEVSPLLRELIVAMDAPGLQGGRERMLGALALDELARAVPLPLSVPMPREKRLRALCEALLADPGNSDPLEFWAASVGASTRTIARLFRHELGMSFSQWRQQAVLARAIPLLNQGRALSHIARELGYQSQSAFSAMFRRAFGESPRAFMMRDPTRAAEDADDEATDAQTQRGEPAHR